GAATCACAGTAATTCTACACTGATCTTACCTATAAGATACCAGATTCCTACAGAGCTGCCCACCAGCTGATCCCCCCTAGGTTGTGGATCATAAGTGCCAGATTGCCGAAGAGCTGATCTCCCTGGGCAGCGGATCCCCCCCTCCCCGGTACTACTGGGGTCTGGATCCCTTCTTCAAGGCTGACTCAGACTTTCCACTGGATCTCTTCAAGGCAGCACAGCAGGCTGAATCCCCGGGGATTGGGTCTGGATCCCGGATCCCCCCTACATTCAGTGGCAGACAGCGTGGGCTCACACAGAGCAGCCAGGCTAGGCTGAATCTCCACCTGAGGTCCAGATCCTGGCTTCCCCCTGCAATCGGCAGCAGACAGTGCAGGTTCACACTGAGCAGCCAATGGTGTATGAGCTTGGCTCCCTATGAATGCAGCTAGTGACAGTCCAGCCTGATCCAGACTCCCAAATCCCTAGATAGTGCTAGCTCTCTGGACACCACTGCAGCCCTTTGAATTTGGCTATCTGGCCAGCGGCGCCCCTCTCAAGTTGTTGCCTGGGGCACGtgccacccctgcccccccccccccccctcttttcagccCTGCATGTATATAAGCAcataaattactgcactcaaacgTAAAacgttctatttttgttttacggCTCTGTACTCATCACACACTACTACTCATCTTTACACAGCTGTGTGTATGGAGGACAGCGctattaaagcccatctccagacaaaaACAAAATTCCCACGCAGAGGATCTGTGTTCGTATTGCACATgtcaactgcttgttttgtctTGGGCTGGAGAGAAAGCCTATACTTACCTAATTCTTTGTTCCATCGGAAACCGGTGCTCCCCTGTGGTCCAGAagtggactgttcctggtctatggagcctgctctgggcttgatgatgtcaggaacagtccacaatTTAAGACTGCTGGAACACTGGATCGGTCTTGTGCAGGGAGGACTAGGTAAGTATTGTATCTCTCCTTTCTCCTCTACCCTAGACAAAAATCATCAGTTAACATGCGCAGTGCGGGCACAACCCCACTACATGGGAAAACTTTTTAtttgcctggagatgggctttaagaaCCGCTGACAGCAGGTCCCAAGAGCTATACCTGTGGGTATCTGTCCAGCTGCAAAAACCTCTAGGATGCACATGGTTAAAGCTAGCTAAGGACAGCCAGTTATAACTAGGATTATGCAAAAGTAAATTAGAAGTGAGAGATTACTAGAGATCTAACAAATATGGCTCTTTGAACTAACTGACATTACATTAGGATCACTACACTAAGCTATAACAATCgttatttgaaaatatatatatatatatatatatatatatatatatatatatatatatatatatatatatatatatgatctatataaatatctatatatcaaCAAGAGTCAACGAGTGCTGAAACTAACAGTCCTATGGCTAAATATAATGCACATTATGGTAATAACGTATATGTTATTCTGTAGCTTAGTGAATGAAGCAATTATCTACCAACAGCTGAGGGAGAATACCAGTATCAGATAAAAGAGCCTAGGATCAATTATGCAGATGTATACCTTTTTCAAACTTTTTCCTTCTTTTGTGCCTGATAATGCAAAAAATAAGAGGTAATAGAAGAAGCAATATTAGAATAGGAGAGGCACATATGAGGATAGTGGTGAGTTCCAATGGACCAGTCTCTTCAACATCTGTGCCATTTGTACCATTTGTACCTCCATACACAGTATGAAATACAGTTGACCCTGCACTTGGCGTAAAGGGAAGTTCTGTGCTCTCCGGATCTGTTTTGTAAGTCGGAACTGTGGACATCAGCGTCCCTGTAAAATATAAGATGattcagaaggtttttttcctACACGTGTAACCATGGTTTTACAAGGAAATATGGCGTAGATTATTACGCAAGAGAAAATTTGGCTTAATCATGCTACCCACAGCTGGTTGTCAGATAAGCTGTCCAATCTAGTATATTAAATTTCATTATTATATTACACCAAGAGTTGATTTGTACTTGCTGTTTCTGTATAACTTTATGCTTGCACTCTCTTTGCCTTCAGTCTGTTACGCGGACATGTTTACTGCCCTACCCACAATCTGCAACAGGTCACCTtttatccttaaagtggatgtaagcccgaatttttttttttttttatatcatactgtagagtataatattacctatcatttgagcccagtcttgccacacagagttaatccagctctgagcaatcctcttttattgttcagtgagataaatcttgacaaactgagaaaaactttgtcaaatcctcccccttgctgtgagcgaCAGGTGagttacatctcgtgcattagcctaagagacatgcattattttttaattccatcccactcctttcttcagcagctctgcaaggattggctgttccacacctcagcatgatttggcatgctgaagtcatgtggttactttcctgtcttttcactggatgttagagatcatagcagaatttcagcagaagttcagtgttagaaatacacaggagaacatgcaaattgacaaggagtgtagaggtgggcggggagtctactgacatcacgacttcacccactgagctccagacaacagacccacccacagaatatgcagtttttcgggtctaataacagacagaggggagacatttgacaggtaaagatacatgcaggaggcatgtatatccttatagataacccctatggcagtagtttagaaaggatgacattgagtttacatccactttaagcataacAGGACTTCTTTGTAACTTATGCCCCACCTTTGCTGTTTATGTCTAGGGTAGAGCTCTTCCTGGATTCCGTCCATTTTTGGTAAGACAGATGAATTATGGCAATATGGGccctagcagcccccccccccccccccacacacacacacacacacctacatccTTTGGATCAACATTGATAAGGATTGGACCAATTTCGCTACCCCCCTGCTTTACTGGAGGAGCATAAAGAATGCATGTGGATGTGTTGGCTATACTTGCAAATCTctaaaccaatgtttctcaactccagtccataaggcaccccaacagatcatgttttcaggctctccgttattttgcacaggaaatttggaaaatcctgaaaacatgacctgttggggcgccttaaagactggagttgaggaacactgCTCTAAACAAACTGTTCATTCATAGTGGTGGAATGGAGGCTGCATTATGTGTTCACCTTGACTAGGGAAAGGGTGGGATTAGTTACAAGACATTAACCTATATTATCAGCCTTATCCGACAGAAGCATTAAAGTGACCGTGTTTATCCCCCAAACAAAGCTAACTGGCAGGCCCCTGCAAAAGAAAAGCTATTATACATATCTCTGTGGCATTTCTCCTGCCTCCCTTATTGCTGCATCCTCGGCCAGAGTCTTCAGCATTTGACACTTCTGGTAGTCCAATACCTATGACACTGCTGTGTCCTCTACTGACAAATTGGTTGGAGGAAAAAGCGTGCATGTGGCTAGTGGTGTCGAATACTGAAGATTTCAGTGTTTGAACACAGTTATAAAAGAAACAGTCTGCCAGAGAAGCAAGTATATGTGCACTTCTATTGCAGGGACTGGACAGTAGGTATGTTTAGGTGACTGACAAATGCACTCCAAATGATATGGTGGATAACACTGAATGGCATGCCACAAAACTTAAGACTATCTTAATTCCCACAGGTAGTCattttacaatgtttttattgccAATTTGGAAATGTGGACATCCACAGCACACGGGAGTCTGTGCAAACATCTAGCATCACCTACAGATTACTGTAGACGAGAACTGCTGAGCACTGTAAATATCAAATGTCAGGGTTTTCTTTTCCATTTAGAGTCCCAACTCAGTGCATTGGGGCTTTAGACAACTATAGACAGGATCACATGGCAACAGAACAACAAAACAAGCAGCAAACGCTATTTGTGCCACAGTAAcctaataataaattataaaaggAAATGTTTCAAGAATTTGTCACAATTAAGTTAATCTAAGATAAAGTTTCTATTGTGTGAAGATAATATTTTACTTCCTGTCCATTAGTTCCACTAAATAACACTGCATGTGGGGGTGGATCAGCCACTACAAGGAAGGTAGCTGAAAGGAACAtgttaaaactgaagtttaggtGTTGCACTTTTACATGGTTACATTGCTCCTACTTGGACcgatgtaagtatgtatgtgtcatACCAGTGGGATCCCCATAGACATCACTTTAGTAGGCACCACTAATCCAGTGATCTCCAGTAGCTTCCAgatcccatgctgagcagctgtgCTACTGCTTACTGTACACAGGAGGTAGCTTGCTCGGTACTGgcgccattcagggaacactttgcatttgctCAATGAATGCAAATTGTTATCTTATTGATGCGGAAGAGATCATAAtctcactgccccacctctccaccttgttcCCGGGACCCGAATGCTAGTGCAGAACACAGAGGCAGCAATGTCTAGTACTGTGATTTCCAACTTCCACAACGAACCCACAAGTATGGCACATAAATACTTACATTGGACCAATGAAACTATGTAAATAGTTCCATGCCTAAACTTCAGCTTTGTCCAATTTGGGGGAAGGCATCAGACATTTTTTTCTTGTTGCTTATTTTTAAGCAATTTGTATTTCAGGCTCAATAGCCCAgcttaaatgtttttaaaaatactgTGATACATTTGTAAACCATATACATGGATTGATTACACCCAAAACAATTTTCTTAATTTTGAATAGAGCTATTAAGGGTTCATATCACTGCCTCTTTCCCCTTTGGAAATATTTTCCTCTATTTACTGTCCTaaagaaatgaaatgaaataatagGAGATCTCACCTTTGATGTGCATCCCCATTAGGAGATTTCTCTTTAAACTAAAATTTTGTATTTCCTGCTAATATTCTGCCCTGGTGAcagtggtcatcaggacaaatTGTGAGGATGGGTCTCCCAAATAAGGACAGAGACAACAATAATATCCTAACAAAGAGTTCCTTGAGTAGTGAGCAGTGGCAAATTTATCTCCTGACACTTATTGTGTCTTTTTCAATCTGGGGTCAACCTCGCAGAGTGTCAGAGTCAGCGTGTGGGATCAGTGTAGTCTCTCAATTctgataagtaaccactgacaccaatgatctttttagctgtctgtaagggtgacattctttccactgaccaccaaagtaaggggcattcctcccactgacccccaatgtaaagtAGTCCATCTCCCCCTGACTACCACTGTAATGGACCACTACCATGACTACCAACATTAAGAGGTCCTTCTCCCACTGGCCTCCAGTGTAAGGGGGCATTTCCACTGAACTTCAATGTCAGGGAACACTAAAGTTTTCACTGTCTGCTTTTCTTTTCTGAGTAATTTTATCTCCCTAATAATATTTTATGATTGTTACTGAAAGCTATTTTACCATATAGAGCAGGAGGATATTAAATGATCCACCTTCGTGTCAACTCTAGGTACACAATTATATCTAAAACTTACTGTACATTGCTATAAATTGTAAACAGGGGTTTCCCCAAACCTTGAAATTACTTCAAGGGTTGCTCCAtggtgaaaaggttgagaaaggctgttctaacttatcttcagtccacccaaaactaaaaacaaaatgtGTTTTGTCTGAGGTACTATTTTAACTATTACTTCTTGTTGAGTGCATAACACATATGTGTGGTGGCAAGGAGGGTGGGCCTAAATGCCCACTTGGTACACATATGCGTCCATGGCGTCTGACGTTTTTTCCTCTACTGAGAAAGCACTTCCCAAAATGCATTCCATGGAGGAAAATTTGCTTTTGCTTTGTGAAGTAAACCTAGTGTGGGAATCTAGTTTTTAAATCCAACCACCTCTGCCAGTTCAAGCTAGATCCCAACTGTTAACTTTCTccactgcaatgacaaggctgggATTGGATATTGAAGCAGCAGCAACTCAATTATTAGGTTATACGGCAATTAGGCAATAATTAGGCTAAGCATCATTTGTTAAATTCACAGCACCGTGCAATAGAGTTAGCTTCAGTTCACTCTATGACCCAtatatgaattgcacaggaaccaaACTGTGTTCCTGTTTAATTCACATTCGATCCAGTGCGGTGCGATTTGTacccattaattttgaatgggatCAAATCACACCATGTTGCACCAAAGTCATGCATATACCAATTTTGGAACTGCACTGCAACCATATCGCATGGTCGTTTTGTACAATATCCGGTGCAagcaaacgcactgcgtttgcaACCTGCGTTTCAGGTGTCGTTAAGATTGCACTGACATCTGCTGCAGATCGCAAAAGCAGTTCAAtttgaatgcggtgcaggaaacgctCACTGATCGGTGGTCTCCCGCACTGCATTCTTGTGTGAACATAGGCGAAGTCCTGATTAAAACTACAGTGAAAAATCAGTGGCGCTATCCTAACACAGAATTGTACTCATATGATAAAACTGAAAAATAGTGTATATATTCAAATCAACAATTAAAACACCATGTGACAAGTGAATTAAATGAGTGAATAATTAAAAAAGGTCCACAACTAGATGTAAAAAAAGTCCACAACTAgatgaaaaaaaatcctttgaatgGTAGTGTCTTCTTAATAGCTTCCACCACACCCCAGTGTTGAGTGATCCCTCTcccttaagaaatgcactcaccgactccaaatgCCTACACTCGCGTGTAAGGCAAAATCGCTTTTTTAAcatacagaaagggttaaatcgGCAAACCAAAAATCCAATAGTTTGTGCAGAAATCGttccacatgtaaataaaaatagtgctccaatagtgtaaaacagtataACCAGTTTATTGTAAACACTCACACTCTTCAACTATTAAACTCACATTTCGCAAATTCCAAATAAGCAGAAACAGCTCCAAAACACAGCACACTAAACACTTGGATCTCACAGTAAAAAGgctgcggtcacggcggacccaaggtaCGCAGGCGCCAGATATCAGATCTCACCCACTCCTCGATGCCTGGCCAGTCTAACAGATCACCACTTCCTCGTTTGGCTGAAAAGCGTTACACATCACTGGTGAAGAACGTCGTACAGCCacgcccctgacatgtttcgtcacacactgacttaatcatgggataggctgtAGGGGATGACACTCATCCCTTATATACCCTCCTACCATTCAACTACCAGAGAACCAACTAAAGCGCCTGCACACACCCCGTGTTCTCGCGGCGGCATCCTCCCAGTCAGTGGAGCTGTTTCTGCTTATTTGGAATTTGCGAAATGTGAGTTTAATAGTTGAAGAGTGTGAGTGTTTACAATAAACTGGTtatactgttttacactattggaacactatatttttatttacatgtggaaCGATTTCTGCACACACTATTGGATTTTTGGTTTGCCGATTTAACCCTTTCCGCATGGTTAAAAAAGCGATTTAGCCTTACACGCGAGTGTAGGcatttggagtcggtgagtgcatttcttaagggagtgggaAGACTCAACACTCGGGTGTGGTGGAAGCTATTAAGAAGACACTACaattcaaaggattttttttcatcTAGTTGTGGACTTTTTTTACATCTAGTTGTGGACTTTTTTGAATTATTCACTCATTTAATTCACTTGTCACATGGTGTTTTAATTGTTGATTTGAATATATACACTATTTTTCAGTTTTG
This window of the Aquarana catesbeiana isolate 2022-GZ linkage group LG01, ASM4218655v1, whole genome shotgun sequence genome carries:
- the TMEM154 gene encoding transmembrane protein 154 isoform X3; translated protein: MRSNINASCRLLLFVGFFYQGTLMSTVPTYKTDPESTELPFTPSAGSTVFHTVYGGTNGTNGTDVEETGPLELTTILICASPILILLLLLPLIFCIIRHKRRKKFEKDDPPKEDIKSPIFEEDTPSVMEIEMEDLDKWMNNIKKNSITSLVHTRRGK
- the TMEM154 gene encoding transmembrane protein 154 isoform X4, producing MRSNINASCRLLLFVGFFYQGTLMSTVPTYKTDPESTELPFTPSAGSTVFHTVYGGTNGTNGTDVEETGPLELTTILICASPILILLLLLPLIFCIIRHKRRKKFEKDDPPKEDIKSPIFEEDTPSVMEIEMEDLDKWMNNIKKNSIIES
- the TMEM154 gene encoding transmembrane protein 154 isoform X2 encodes the protein MRSNINASCRLLLFVGFFYQGTLMSTVPTYKTDPESTELPFTPSAGSTVFHTVYGGTNGTNGTDVEETGPLELTTILICASPILILLLLLPLIFCIIRHKRRKKFEKDDPPKEDIKSPIFEEDTPSVMEIEMEDLDKWMNNIKKNKHRLSTLEEENKFNTSIES